TCGAGACGTTGCTACAAGTCCCTTCTCCCCAGCGGGGAGAAGGTGCCCGCAGGGCGGATGAGGGGGCCGCAAACGTGGTGCTAACCCTTCAACTCCCGTTCCACCAACGCCACCCAATAAGCCGCCCCATACCCAAGCGCCTCGTCATTGAAATCATAAGCGGTGTTGTGATGCAGCGCCCCGTCCACTGCCGGCCCATTGCCGAGCCAGACGTAGCAGCCTGGCGCATTCTGCGCGAAGAAGGCAAAGTCGTCGCCTGCTGTCGACGGCGGAAAGCTCGTCCGTACCTTCCCGCCGAACACCGTGCCGGCGGCGGCAAGCGCTCGGGAGGTCGCATCCCCATCATTGACGACGGGCGGTATGCGTCGTTCGAAACGATAATCGGCCGATATGCCGTACATGGCGGCCGTTCCGCTGGCCAGCCGGCCGATCTGGCTCTCCAGCTGATCGCGCACATCGGGCGAATAGGCCCGTGCCGTTCCGCCGATCTCCACGATATCGGGAATGACATTCAAAGCCTTCGGGTCGCCCGCCTGCAGGAAACAGGCGCTGACGACGGCCGGCTGCAGCGGATCGACCACCCGCCCGACGATCGTCTGCAGCGATGACAGGAAGGTGGCGGCGGCGGTGATCGGATCGCGGCCGAGATGCGGCTTGGCGCCGTGCGTGCCGATGCCGCGAAAGGTGATGCGCCAGCTGTCGGAGGAAGCAAGCTGCGGTCCCTCGACCACGGCGATCTCATCGACCGATAGCCCCGGCATATTGTGCAGCCCGTAGACGGCGTCACAGGGGAAAAGCTTAAACAGCCCCTCCTCCACCATGCGCTTCGCGCCGCCGCGGCCCTCTTCGGCCGGCTGGAAGATGAAATGCACCGTGCCGGAAAAAGCCCGCGTCGCCGCAAGATATCGTGCGGCGCCAAGAAGCGTCGCCGTATGGCCGTCATGGCCGCAGGCATGCATCTTTCCCGATACAGTCGATTTATAAGCCCGCTCCGCCATTTCAGGCATGGCGAGCGCATCCATATCGGCCCTGAGCCCGATCCTGCGCGTGCCGTTGCCGACTTTGAGCGTGCCGACCACGCCGGTGCCGGCCAGCCCGCGATGCACCGTGATATCAGCCTCCTCGAGAAGCCTCGCGACGATGCCGGCAGTGCGCTCCTCCTCGAAGCCGAGTTCGGGATGGGCATGCAGATCGCGGCGCAAAGAGGTCAGGAACGGCAGATCGTCCTTGATCCGGGCGGGGATGGTCATGAGCCTGGATATCCTGTCAAGCGTAGCGGGCGCCCATCGGCGCCCGCGTCAGATCATCCTTTGTTGATCAAACAGCCCGCAAGTTCAACCATCAAGTCTCCTCGACGAACACCTCTTCGCGCTTCTTCTTGACGCTCGGCAGGAAGACCACGATGAGCACGGCGACCGCGATCGCCAGAAGCGTGGCGCTGATCGGCCGTGTGACGAAGGTAGTGGGATCGCCGCGCGACAGGATCATCGCACGCCGCAGGTTCTCTTCGAGCAGCGGCCCGAGCACGAAGCCGAGCAGGAGCGGCGCCGGCTCGCAGCGAAGCTTTGCCAGCACGTAGCCGATCAGCCCGAAGAAGGCGACGGCATAGAGGTCGTAGACATTGGCGTTGACGCTGTAGACCCCGATCGAGCAGAAGGCCATGATGATGGGGAAAAGCACATAATAGGGCACGGTCAGCAGTTTCACCCAGAGCCCGATCAGCGGCAGGTTGAGGATGACCAGCATCAAATTGCCGATCCACATCGAGGCGATGATGCCCCAAAACAGCGCCGGCTGCTCGGTGGCGACATTCGGTCCCGGCACGATCCCCTGAATGATCATGGCGCCGACCATCAGCGCCATGACGGGATTGGCCGGAATGCCGAGCGTCAAAAGCGGAATGAACGAGGTCTGCGCCCCGGCATTGTTGGCCGATTCCGGACCCGCCACGCCGGCGACGGCGCCCCTGCCAAACTCCTCCGGCGTCTTCGACAGGCGTTTCTCCACCGTATAGGAGGCAAAGGAGGCAAGGATCGCGCCGCCACCCGGCAGGATGCCGAGCGCCGAACCGATCGCCGTGCCGCGAATGATCGGCGCGATCATCTCCTTGAATTCCTGACGAGACGGCAACAGGCCGGACACCTTGGCCATCAGCACCGAGCGGGTCGACTCGCCTTCAAGATTGCGCAGGATTTCCGCCACGCCGAAGACCCCGACCGCGAGCGCCACGAAATTCAGTCCGTCGGCATATTCGCGGATGCCGAGCGTGAAGCGCGGCGTGCCGGTATAGATGTCGGTGCCGACGAGACCGAGCAGCAGCCCGAGCGCCACCATCGCCAGCGCCTTGACGACGGAGCCGTGCGCGAGCGCAATCGACGAAACAAGGCCGACGATCATCAGCGAGAAATATTCCGCCGAGCCGAATTCCAGCGCGATGGCGGTAAGCGGCGGCGCGAAAATCGCAACGAGGAAGGTCGAGACCGTGCCGGCAAAGAACGAACCGAGTGCGGCGATCGCAAGCGCTGCTCCCGCCCTGCCCTTGCGCGCCATCTGGTAACCGTCGATTGCGGTGACGGCGGAGGAGGATTCGCCCGGCATGTTGATGAGGATCGCCGTCGTCGAACCGCCGTACTGGGCGCCGTAATAAATGCCGGCCAGCATGATCAGCGAGGAGACCGGTTCGAGCTGGAAGGTGATCGGCAAAAGCATGGCGATCGTCGCCGTGGCGCCGATACCGGGCAGCACGCCGATCAGCGTGCCGAGCAGCACGCCGATCAGGCAGAAGAGCAGGTTATCCAGAGTGCCGGCTGTCGCAAAGCCGAGCGCGAGATTGCTGAAAAGATCCATCATCGTCTCCTAGAACCGGACCCAGGGGCCGAAGCGCTCGAACGGCAGGCCCAGCCCATAGCTGAAGACCCCCACCGAAAAGACCGTCAGCAGCAGCGAAAGAATGATCGCGAAGAACACGTTCATCTTTTGCGACGCGAAGCAGGCGATGAATGCGGTGAAGAACAGCGCCGGCGCAAATCCGAGCCCGCGCACCGTCAGCCCGAAGAAGACAGGCGCCGGCAGGATGAAGAACATGCCGCGCCAGGCAAAGAGACCGATCGGCTCGCCCTCGACGCGCAGCGCCTGAATGAAGATGATCGCGCCGAGAAGCACGAGCACGCCGGCTAGCACCAGCGGAAAATACCCGGGCCCCATGCGCACCGCCGTGCCAAGGTCGAGCCCCAGCGACTGGATGGCGAAGAAAGCGCCGGTCGCGACGAAAAGCCCGCCGCAGATCGCATTGGTGGTATCGAAACTGATGGATTTCATGGTGTCTCCTGGAGTTGGAGATGGTTCACGTGATGCGGTTGCTGCGGCGATTCCCCCTCATCCGCCTGCCGACACCTTCTCCCCGCATGCGGGGAGAAGGAGATCCGCCGCGGCCTCTCGCCTTTGCCGTCGCTATTCGGGGCTCCCCTCTCCCCGCATGCGGGGGTCCGAAGGACGGGTCGAGACCAGTGGCTCGACCCCGGTCGGGTTAGGGTGAGGGGCTATTCCTGGCGCATCCCTCACTAGTCCGCATATTCGCCGGCAGCCTCGATCACCGGCTTCCAGCGGGCGATCTCGCTTTCGAGCTTGGCCTTCAGCGCAGCCGGCGTAGCATCGGCGTCGGAGGAAGGCGTCGTGCCGAGCTCGGCGAAGCGGGCGCCGACATTCGGGTCCTTCAGTGCGACCTGCAGCGACTTCGACAGGCGTTCGTTGATGGCGGCCGGCGTGCCCTTCGGCGTGTAGAGGCCGTGCCAGATGCCGACTTCGAAGCCTGGCAGGCCGGCTTCGACTGCCGTCGGAATGTCCTTCATCACGTCGAGGCGCTTGGGCGAGGTCACGGC
This Rhizobium acidisoli DNA region includes the following protein-coding sequences:
- a CDS encoding tripartite tricarboxylate transporter permease, which gives rise to MDLFSNLALGFATAGTLDNLLFCLIGVLLGTLIGVLPGIGATATIAMLLPITFQLEPVSSLIMLAGIYYGAQYGGSTTAILINMPGESSSAVTAIDGYQMARKGRAGAALAIAALGSFFAGTVSTFLVAIFAPPLTAIALEFGSAEYFSLMIVGLVSSIALAHGSVVKALAMVALGLLLGLVGTDIYTGTPRFTLGIREYADGLNFVALAVGVFGVAEILRNLEGESTRSVLMAKVSGLLPSRQEFKEMIAPIIRGTAIGSALGILPGGGAILASFASYTVEKRLSKTPEEFGRGAVAGVAGPESANNAGAQTSFIPLLTLGIPANPVMALMVGAMIIQGIVPGPNVATEQPALFWGIIASMWIGNLMLVILNLPLIGLWVKLLTVPYYVLFPIIMAFCSIGVYSVNANVYDLYAVAFFGLIGYVLAKLRCEPAPLLLGFVLGPLLEENLRRAMILSRGDPTTFVTRPISATLLAIAVAVLIVVFLPSVKKKREEVFVEET
- a CDS encoding M20 aminoacylase family protein, translating into MTIPARIKDDLPFLTSLRRDLHAHPELGFEEERTAGIVARLLEEADITVHRGLAGTGVVGTLKVGNGTRRIGLRADMDALAMPEMAERAYKSTVSGKMHACGHDGHTATLLGAARYLAATRAFSGTVHFIFQPAEEGRGGAKRMVEEGLFKLFPCDAVYGLHNMPGLSVDEIAVVEGPQLASSDSWRITFRGIGTHGAKPHLGRDPITAAATFLSSLQTIVGRVVDPLQPAVVSACFLQAGDPKALNVIPDIVEIGGTARAYSPDVRDQLESQIGRLASGTAAMYGISADYRFERRIPPVVNDGDATSRALAAAGTVFGGKVRTSFPPSTAGDDFAFFAQNAPGCYVWLGNGPAVDGALHHNTAYDFNDEALGYGAAYWVALVERELKG
- a CDS encoding tripartite tricarboxylate transporter TctB family protein; protein product: MKSISFDTTNAICGGLFVATGAFFAIQSLGLDLGTAVRMGPGYFPLVLAGVLVLLGAIIFIQALRVEGEPIGLFAWRGMFFILPAPVFFGLTVRGLGFAPALFFTAFIACFASQKMNVFFAIILSLLLTVFSVGVFSYGLGLPFERFGPWVRF